GCCCGGTGCGCCACAAGCGCACCGGGCCCGTTCCCGTCGGGGCCGCGTCGGGCCGGAAGGGTGCTATCGGGGAGGTGGGCCGTGAGTACTTTGTGTTGCCAGAGCAGCAGAAAGTACTCACGGCCCCACCTCCCCAACCGCGGGCCGCCAGCTCCGGCGATCCGCTCGCTACCAGGTGACCGGCAGTTCGTGGACTCCGTAGATGTTCATGTCGGTTCGGAGCTTCACCTCGGACGCGGGGATCGCGAGGGCGAGGTCCGGGAAGCGGCGGAGCAGGCCGCCGAAACCGGCTCGCATCTCGATGCGGGCCAGTTGCTGGCCCAGGCACTGGTGGATGCCGTGGCCGAAGGCCAGGTGACCGCGGGCGTTTCGGTGCACGTCCAGGGAATCGGGGTCGTCGAAGCGCCGCGGGTCGTGGTTGGCCGCGAGCAGGGACAGCACGACGGTCGATCCCTTGTTGATCGTCACCCCGCCGATCTCGACGTCCTCCGCGGCGTAGCGGTAGAACACGTCGCCGACGGACAGGTAGCGCAGGAGTTCTTCGACCGCGCCGGGCAGCAGCTCAGGGTCGGCGCGCAGCTCGGCGAGCTGCGCGGGGTTCTCCAGCAGCGCGAAGGTGCCCAGCCCGAGCATGTTCGCGGTGGTCTCGTGGCCGGCGAGCAGCAGCAGGAACGCCACTCCGGTCAGCTCCTCCGCGGTGAGGTCCTCGTGGCGGGCCAGGTCGGACAGGATGTCCTCCCCCGGCTCGGCGCGCTTGCTCGCCACCAGTTCGGCGAGGTAGGTGTTCAGCGCGACGTAGGCGCCCATCTTCTCCTCGATCGCCTGCTCCTTGACCATGAACTGGGCGTAGTTGGACTGGAAGATGTCCCGGTCGGCGTAGGGCACGCCGAGCATTTCGCAGATCACCAGCGACGGCACCGGCAGCGCGAACTCCGCGACGAGGTCCACCGGCCGGGGCAGGCCCGCCAGGTGGTCCAGCTGCCGCTCGACGATCTCGGCGATGTGCGCTTCGAGCGACTTCATCCGCTTGACGGTGAAGGCCCCGGTGAGCCTGCGCCGCAGCCTGGTGTGGTCCGGCGGGTCCATCGCGACGAACATGCCCGGGATCTGCGGCGCCGGTTCGGTGGCGGCCGGCATGCCGGGCGGGGCGTCGAGCGCGTGGACGACGCCGAGGTCCAGGCGGGAGCTGAGCCGGGTGTCGGCCATGGCCTGGCGGACCTCGTCGTAGCCGGTGATCAGCCAGCCCTCGTGGCCGTCCGGGAAGATCAGCGGGCTGACCGGCCGGGCCCGGCGCAGGCGGGAGATCTGGCTGGACGGGTCGAAGGGACCCGCATCGCGTTCCTGGGAAAGGCCGTGCGGAACGGGAACCGTGTCGGTCATCGTGCTTCCTCTCGTGGCGACTGAGACCACCTTTCCCAGCCGGCCTGACGCGCGGCTGACACGGCGCTGACACCGCGTCCGGCGGGTGTGCCCGACTGCCGGACTCCCGCTGGTCGCGCGTGGCAAAATCAACCGGGTGAAGATCGGGATGCTCGGACCGTTCGAGGTCCGCACGGATGACGACTTCCCGATCGACGTGCCGGGCGCCCGGCTGCGCGGGCTGCTGATCGCGCTCGCGCTCGCGCCGGGCCGGGTGGTCCCGAAAACCGCGCTCATCGACTGGATCTGGGGCGAGCAGCCGCCCGCCGGTGCCGCGAACGCCTTGCAGCGCCTGATTTCCCGGCTGCGGAAGTCACTGCCCGCCGACGCGGTCGAAGGCCACCCGAGTGGCTACCGGCTGGCGGTGGAACCCGACGCCGTCGATGCCGTGCGCTTCGAACGGCTCCTCGCCAAAGCCCGCGATGCCGGCGATCCACGACTGCTGCGCGAGGCCCTCGCGCTGTGGCGTGGTGCGGCCATGCAGGACGTCGAACTGCCGGACAGCGCGGCGTTCGACGCGGAGATCACCCGGCTGGAGACGCTGCGCCTGGCCGCCCTGGAAGACCGGTTCGACGCGGAGATCGGCCTCGGGCGCGGTGCCGAGCTGGTCGCGGAGCTGACCGGTCTGGTGGCCGCGCACCCGCTGCGGGAACGGCTCGCCGCCGCGTTGATGCGCGCTCTCGTCGCGACCGGCCGCGACACCGAAGCGCTGCTCGTGTACGAGAACACGCGGAACGCCCTGGCCGACGCGCTGGGAGCCGACCCGTCACCGGAGCTGTCGGCGCTGCACGTCGCACTGCTGCGCGGCGAGCGGGAGGCCGACCGCAAGACCAACCTGCGCGCCGAGCTGACCAGCTACGTGGGCAAGGACGCGGACGTCGCCGCGGTCGGCGAGCTCGTCGCCGGGCACCGGCTGACCACGCTGATCGGGCCGGGTGGCTCGGGGAAGACCCGGCTGGCCGTCGAATCCGCCCGCACGCTCCTCGGTGGGCTGCCGGACGGGGCCTGGCTCGTCGAGCTCGCGGGCGATGACGGCGACGTGGCGAGCTCGGCGCTCACCGCGCTCGGACAGCGAGGTGCGCTGCTCGGCGAGGCACCGGACGCCGGACCGGCCGACCGGCTCATCGCCGCGGTGCGCGAGCGGGAGATGCTGCTCGTCCTGGACAACTGCGAGCACGTGATCGACTCGGCGGCGAACTTCGCCCACCGGGTGCTCGGGGAATGCCCGCGGCTGCGGATCCTCGCGACGAGCCGGGAACCGCTCGGCATCACCGGCGAGGCGCTGTGGCCCGTCGCGCCGCTGGACCTGCCCGCGCCCGACGCCGGCCCGGAGCGGATCGAGTCCTCCGCGGCCGTCCGGCTGCTGCGGGACCGGGCCGGCGCGGTGCGCAAGGATCTCGCCGGCGATGCCCGCGCGCTGGCGACCATGGCGCGCATCTGCCGGGCGCTGGACGGCATGCCGCTGGCGATCGAGCTCGCCGCGGCCAGGTTGCGCACCATGTCGCTCGATCAGCTCGCCGACCGGCTCGACGACCGGTTCCGCTTGCTGACCGGCGGCAGCCGCACGGCGCTGCCGCGGCACCGGACGCTGCGCGCGGTGATCGACTGGAGCTGGGAACTGCTCACCGATGCCGAACGGATCGTGCTGCGCAGGCTCTCGGCGTTCTCCGGCGGCGCGAGCCTGGAGGCGGCCGAACAGGTATGCGCAGGCGGGTCGGTCGAGCCGGATCACGTGCTCGAACTGCTGACCGCGCTGACCGAGAAATCGCTGGTGCTCGTCGAAGGCGACCGCTACCGGATGCTCGGCACCATCCAGGAGTACGCCGCGCTCCGGCTCTCGGAGGCGGCCGAATCGGACTCCGTGCGCCGTGCTCACCTCGCGTACTTCACCGAGCTCGCCGAAATCGCCGACCCGCACCTCCGCCGCGCCGAGCAGCTGGAATGGCTGGCCGCGCTGGAGGTCGAGCACGCCAACATCGCCACCGCGATGCGCGGAGCGCTCGCCGCGGGCGATGCGGAGGGCGCGATGCGGCTCGCCGCCGCGGCGGGCTGGTACTGGTGGCTCGGCGGGCACAAGGCCGAAGGCAGCGAACTGATCCTCGCCGCTGCCGGCATGCCCGGAGAAGTGCCTGCCGAGATCAGGGCTGTGGTGTACGCGTTCCTCGTCAACTTCGTCTCCACCGGGGCGCTGAGCGACCAGCACCAGACGGCGGAGTGGATCACCAAGGCTTACGAGGCCGGCCGGGGCGTTCGCAGCGGCCACCCCGCGCTGCGGTTCGTCGCCCCGCTGGAACGCATGCTGCACGCGCCGGAGAAGGCGGTGCTCGCATTCGAGCCGCTGCTCGTCGACGAGGATCCGTGGGTCCGCGCGCTCGCGCGGCTGCACGTCGGCAAGACGCGGATCATGCTCGGCCACGACGGCTGGGAGGCCGACGTCCACCTGGAGGAAGCGCTCACCGAGTTCCGCGCGACCGGCGAGCGGTGGGGGCTCTCCTTCGCGCTGAGCGAGCTGGCGAACCGGACCGCGGTGCGTGGCGAGTTCACCAGCGCGTGCGGGTTCTACGAGCAGGCGATCGACGTGGTCTCCGAGTTCGGGGCCATCGACGACGTAGTGCGGATGCGGGCGCGGCAGGCACAGCTGCACTGGCTGTCGGGCGATGCGCATGCCAGCGCCGCCGCCATGGCCGAGGCGCACCGGGCCGCCGAGCGGGCCGCCTGGCCCCCGGTGCTGGCCGAGCTGGCCTTGGCCGAGGCGGGGCTCGCTCGCTTGCGCGGCGACGAAGAGCAAGCGCGCAGGCAGATCGACGTCGCGACGGCGTTGCTGGGCGATGGAGCGGGGCGGGCCAACGTCCGCGCGGAGGTGCACGACCTGCTCGGCTACCTCGCAGCGGATCTCGACGAGGCCCACCACCACCGCAGCTCGGCCTTCCACGCGGCGTCCGAAGCGGGCTACGCACCCATGATCGCTCAGGTTCTCGTCGGGATCGCGGATCTGGCGCTGCGCCGCCAACAGCACGAACAGGCGGCTCAGCTGCTCGCGGCCAGCTCGGACGTGCGCGGTCTGCCGGATCTCTCCCTGCCGGACGCCGACCGGATCGAACAGGCCGTGCGACGCAGCCTCGGCGACGCGCGGTTCAGCGAGGCCGTGCGGGAAGGCGCGCAGGCGAGCTGGCACGAGCTCGCCGAGGCCGCCCTCGCCCGCTGAGCTCAGTCCTGGCGGGGGCGCCGGCAGACGTAGATGCGGGCCGGGGGCACGTTGCGCCACACCGTGTGGGAGGTCAGGACCTCGTCGAAGCTCAGGTCCAGGCGGCGGCGGAACTGGCGCGCGCCGGTCATGCCCAGGGCGTGCACGTAGGCGAAGGTCGTGAAGGCGCCGCCCGGCGCGAGCACCGAACCGACCTGGTGCAGGATGTCGCGCTGCAGCTGGCCGGGGAAGATCGACCACGGCAGGCCGCTCACCACCGCGTCCACCTTGTCGACGCCGATCTCGGCGAGCAGTTCGCCGAGCCGGGCCGCGTCGCCCTGGACGACCTCCAGCCACGGCAGCTCGGTGCGCAGGTACTCCACCATGCCGCCGTCGAGCTCGATGGCCACCTGGCGACCACCCGCCGGGACCCGGTCCGCGATCGCGCCGCTGAGCGCGCCGGTGCCCGGTCCGAGCTCCACCACCACCGGCGTGCCCGAGGACGGCACCACCGACGCCATCTCGCGGGCCAGGCTCGGGGAGCTGGGCGCGACCGCGCCGACCAGGTTGGGCTTGCGCACCGCGCGCTCGATGAAGGCGCGGTAGTTGGCCAACGTCGATCCGGTGCCGGGCTGTGCGGCAGCGCCCCGCTGCCGGCCTCGGACCTGTTCGGCTGGAGTCACGGAAGCCCTTCCCGGTTGGTGGTGCGGCCTGGTTCGACCACCCTATCGGGCATCCGGGTGAAGCCGACGACCATGTGCGGCATCACATGCCGATCATCGCGGCGCTTTTCCGGCCGCGTTCCGCGCCGGGGCGCGGGCAATGGGAACTCGGCACTCGCCCATTCGCGGTAACCGACCGCAACCGAACCATTACCGGGCGGATTGATCTCGCTCCGGGAAACGCGGAATCGGGCCGCGTCGAATAGCCCGATAATTCTGCGGGAATTGTGTAACGAAAACCGGCCGGCCGACGATGTGCGAGCAATCCGCCGGCCGCTGGCGAAGAAGGGATACGGGCCCGGGCGGAACCGACCGCCGAGCCCGCGCGCGCGTCCGCTCAGGCGATGCGCTCGACCACCGGGCCGACCGGCTCGATCGCCTGGTCAGGGGTGCCCGACTGGGACTTGTTCACCCACTTGACCATCGCTCCCGCCACCGCCAGCAGAACAACCGCCTCAGCCGCCAGGGCCACCCACACCGTTGCCACTTCTTGCCTCCCTTCTGCGAACCTCCCCGACTTCCGCACGCGCGCGCAAGAGCGCCCGACCGCAACAGCGGACAGGACGAACGGAAGAAGGTTTGGGGAACCGTGCTTGCACCAACAATCGTAGGGGTTGCATTCCGGCGGAATAAAGGGACCCCGGAGTGTCTTGCGTCTCCCCCTCTCGGCCTATCGGGCCGCTCTTCCGCAACCGCTTTTCGCTTCGCGGGCACCAGTGGCGCAGACCACTCCCAGGACCGGGAAGATTCCGGCCCGCGGGCTGTTCTGCTGGATGTGCAGCTCATCGACGCGGTGGTGATCGGGGCCGGGCAGGCCGGGTTGACCGCCTCCTACCACCTGCAGCGGACCGGAATCGACCACGTCCTGCTCGATCGCGGGAGCGGGCCGGGCGGCGCGTGGCGCAACCGGTGGCCGTCGCTGCGCCTCGGTGGTGTGCACGGCATTCACTCCCTGCCGGGCAGCGAGTTCTCGGAGGCCGACGGCGCACGTCCGGCCGCCGAGGTCGTCGCGGAGTACTTCGGTCGCTACGAGCACGAGCTCGCGCTGCCGGTGCTGCGGCCGGTCAAGGTCGACGCGGTGCGCGACGGCGGCGAGCGGCTGCTGGTGGAGAGCTCGGCGGGAACGTGGGTAGCGCGCGCGGTGATCAACGCGACCGGCACCTGGGAGAACCCGTTCTGGCCGCACTACCCCGGGCAGCAGGAGTTCACCGGTCGCCAGCTGCACACCGCCGACTACCGCGGGCCGGAGGAGTTCCGCGGACAGCACGTCGTCGTGGTCGGCGGCGGCATCTCCGCGGTGGAGCACCTGCTGGAGATCTCCGAGGTCGCCGGGACGACGTGGGTGACGCGGCGACCGCCGCACTTCACCGACGCGACGTTCACCCCGGAGGACGGGCGGGCCGCCGTCGCCGAGGTCGAGCGCCGGGTGCGGGCGGGCCTGCCGCCCGGGAGCGTGGTCAGCGTGACCGGCCTGCCCAACAGTCCCGCGGTGCTCGCGGCGCGGGAGCGGGGCGTGCTCGACCGGCTGCCGATGTTCCAGCGGATCACCGCCGACGGAGTGGCCTGGGCCGACGGCACCGCGCAGCGCGCGGACGTGATCCTGTGGGCCACCGGGTTCCGCCCGGCCATCGCTCACCTCGCGCCGCTGAACCTGCGCGCGCCGGGCGGCGGCATCCAGCTCGACGGCACCCGTGCGGTCGCCGAACCGCGCCTGCACCTGGTCGGGTACGGGCCGTCGGCGAGCACCATCGGCGCCAACCGCGCGGGGCGGGCTGCCGCCCACGCGGTGCGGGCGGAGATCAAGAATTCCTTAAGTCACCCTGTCCAGGGACCAAATCCCCTGTGAAGAGCGGGCTCCGGCCAGCAGGCTGCGCAGTGGCGACTCAACCACGCCGAAGCGGCGCCATCTCCAGGAGAGGGGGAGGTGGCGCCGCTTCTGTCACGCGCACCGGTCAGGGCTTGCGGCCGACTCCGCCGGGTCCGGTGACCAGCGGTTCGCCCGACCGCTTCTCGCCCGGATCGGGCCGCCATTCGAGCAGGTCCACCACGCCGGGTTCGATCAGCTCCAGATCGCCGAACATCGCCGAGACCGTCGCGTGCGAGCGCAGGAAGAACCCGCCGATGCGGTCGTTGTACAGCGAGGAGGCCTGCGCGCGGGACTCCGCGCCGTCGCTGCCCGCGTGCGAGATCGCCACGTAGCTGCCGGAGCTCAGGGCGTCGGCGTAGCGCGCCACGATGCCCGCCGGGTCATCGGAGTCGGGCACGAAGTGCAGGACGGCGAAGAACAGCACCGCGACCGGCTGGTCGAAGTCCAGCACCGACCGGACCTGCTCGTCGCCGAGCACCTCGTCGACGTCGCGGAAGTCGGCGCGGATCGCCACCGCGCCGTCGTTGCCGCGCAGGATCGCCCGGCTGTGCTCCACCGCGACCAGGTCCCGGTCGACGTAGACGACCCGGCAGCGCGGGTCGACCCGCTGCGCGATCTCGTGCACGTTGCCGACGGTCGGGATTCCCGAGCCCAGGTCGAGGAACTGGCGCACGCCGAGCTCGGCGAGGTGCTGCACCGCCCGGCGCAGGAAGGAGCGGTTGGCCCGCAGCACCGCGGGCAGCGTCGGCATCATCGCCGCGGCCTGCTCGGCGAGATCCCGGTCCACCTGGAAGTTGTGCGAGCCGCCCAGGTGCACGTCGTAGACACGGGCAGAACTGGGCTGACGAATGTCCACGCCCTGCGCCCACCGCGACTGCGTGTCCACTTCGCACCTCCGTTCGTGGCGTTTTCCTCCACCACACCGGATGAACGACGGGATAGCAAGACCTTGATCGATCACCGCCGGTGGTCGATCATTGCTCCACCAGGGCGAGAGCCTGCGACGGACACACCGTCACGGCCTCGCGCACCTCCTCCGCACCGGCTTCGTCCACTTCGGCCTGGAGCACCACAACCCTGCCGTCCTCGTCGTTCTGGTCGAACCGCGCCGGCGCGGTCAGCACGCACTGCCCGGCCCCGACGCAGCGGTCCAGATCCGCTTCGATCCGCACGCCCACTCCTCTCACCAGGTCACCGGCAGCTCGTAGAGGCCGAAGACGTTGGCCTCGGACTTCACCGGCACCTCCGCCGCCGGAACGGCCAACCGCAGGTCGGGCACCCGCCGGAAGAGCGTGTCGAAGACGATCTGCAGCTCCATCCGCGCCAGGTTCTGCCCGAGGCACTGGTGCGGGCCGAACCCGAAGGCCACGTGGTGGCGGGCCTTGCGGTTGATGTCGAGCTCGTCGGGCCGCTCGAAGGCGGCCGGATCCCGGTTGGCCGCGGACGCCAGGGCCATCACGCCCTCCCCCGCCCGGACCAGCACGCCGCCGATCTCCACGTCCTCCGTAGCGACGCGCGAGGTCGCGCCCTCGACGATGCTGAAGTAGCGCAGCAGCTCCTCGACCGCGGGCAGCGTCTTGGCGGGATCCGCGAGGATCTCGGCCCGCGGCTCCGGGTTCTCCAGCAGCGCGAGGACGCCCAGCGAGATCATGTTCGCCGTCGTCTCGTGCCCGGCGATCAGCAGCAGGAACGCCGCGCTGACCAGGCCCGGGTGGTCGATCTCGCCGGCTTCGCGCTGCTTGCGCGCCTGCCTGCCGAGCAGGTCGTCGGGCAGCTCGCGCTCCTTGGCGGCGACCAGTTCGTCCAAGTAGGACCGCAGCTCTCGCACCGCCCGGAGTCGCTCGTCGAACGGCGTGGAGCGGTGCACCAGCCGGGAACTGCGCTGCTGGAAGAAGTCGTGGTCGGCGTAGGGCACGCCGAGCAGTTCGCAGATCACCAGCGACGGCACCGGCAGCGACAGCGCTGCCACCAGCTCGGCCGGGCGCGGACCGGCCAGCACCTCATCGATGCGGTCGTCGACGATCTGCTGGATCCGCGGCCGCAGCGCCTCGATGCGCCGCACCGTGAACTCGCCGAGCACCGCGCGGCGGGCCTCGGTGTGCTCCGGCGGATCCATGCCGATCATCGACGGCGGCAGGTCCTGCAGGATGTTCCCCTGGTTCACCGTGAAGCGCGGGAAACCCGGGTGGCGGCGGTCGGAGCTCAGGCGCGTGTCGCCGAGCACCTGGCGCACCAGGTCGTGCCTCGTGACCAGCCAGGCGGTGTTGCCGCCCAGCATCGAGACCTTCGTGATCGGTCGTTCCGCGCGCAGCCGGGCGTACTCCGGATCGACGGAGTGCGGGCAGGTCCGGGGCTTCGGGTAAGCGGTCGGCGGGGCGGCAGCCGGTTCGGTCATCGTGACCTCCTGATCACCGAGCGAACAACTGGACGATTCTCCTCCAGTTATAGCCAAGCGGAAGGAAATCGTCCAGATAAATTCCTCGGTTGAACATGCGACAATCCGCCCACCAGCAGGCCGGCAGCACGAGCGAGGACCATGAGCACCGACACCACCCCGCCCCTGCGGGCTGACGCGCGCCGCAACCGGAACCGCATCATCAGCGCCGCGCGCACCACGTTCGCCGAGCACGGCACCGAGGTGCCGATGGAGGAGATCGCGCGGGCGGCCGGCGTCGGCACCGGCACGCTCTACCGGCGCTTCCCGGACCGCGACTCACTGATCCGGGCGGTCGGCCAGGACGTCTTCAGCCGGGTGCTCGACGAGGCCCGGGCGATCGCCGAGCGGGAGACCGACCCGTGGCGCGCGCTGACGGAATTCCTGTTCACCGCCACGGACATGCACGTCGTGCTGCGGCTGACCATGCACTCGGAGCGCGCCAGGGAGCTGCTGACCACCGACCCCGCGCTGGCCGAGGTCCGCAGCGAGATGCTGACCATCCTCGACTCGATGGTGCGCGCCGCGCAGGAGTCCGGCGCGCTGCGCCCGGACATCGGCAGCGGCGACATCGCCCTGCTCCTGTCGATGGTGCTGCACGGATCGCGCAGCGCCCCCGCCGCCGTCCGTCACGACGCCCCGGCGCGCTACCTGACCCTGGTGCTCGACGGCCTCCAGGCCCGTCCCGGCACCGCGCTGCCGGGACGTCCGGTGTCCGGTGAGGACCTCTCGACGGTGCGGCCCTACACCGCGGAGTGATCGCGCTGGCCCGGCACCAGCAGGCGCAGCAGGTGGTAGCCGAGCAGCGTCACCAGGGTGCCCAGCGCGATGCCGTTGAGGCTGAACTGCGGGGTGATCTCCAGCGACACTCCCCCGATGCCCATCACCAGGCCGGCGGCCAGCGGCAGCAGGTTGACCGGGTTGCCGAAGTCGACCTTGTTCTCCACCCAGATCTTCGCGCCCAGCAGGCCGATCATGCCGTAGAGCACGACCGTGATGCCGCCGAGCACACCGCCCGGGGTCGCCGCGATCACCGCGCCGAACTTGGGGCACAGCCCGAACAGGATCGCCACCACCGCCGCCACCCAGTAGGCCGCGGTGGAGTAGACGCGGGTGGCCGCCATGACCCCGATGTTCTCCGCGTAGGTGGTGGTCGGCGGGCCGCCGACGGCGGTGGACAGGGTGCTGGCGAAGCCGTCGGCGAAGATCGCGCGGCCCATGCTGCCGTCCAGCTTCGCCCCGGTCATCTCCTCGACCGCCTTGACGTGCCCGGCGTTCTCGGCGATCAGCGCGATCACCACGGGCAGCACGACGATGACGGCCGCGAAGTCGAAGGTCGGCGCGTGCAGCGTCGGCAGCCCGAACCAGGGCGCGTCGGCGACGGCGCTGAGGTCGAGCCGCGGGTGCGTGCCGACCTCCCCGCTCGCGTCCGGCGCGGTGATCGGGCCGAAGCCCAGGTCGAACAGCCAGGACAGGGCGTAGCCGACGACCAGGCCGATGAACACCGCGATGCGCGACCAGAACCCGCGCAGCAGCGCGCTGCACCCGAGCACCAACAGCATGGTGATCAGCGCGATCCACTGGTCCTGCGGCCAGTAGGTGGAGGCCACCACCGGGGCGAGGTTGAAGCCGATCAGCATCACCACGGCACCGGAGACGGCGGGCGGCAGCAGCCGGTGCACCACCTGCGCGCCGACGAAGTGGATCACCAGTCCGACGACCGAGAGCACCAGGGCGCACACCAGCAGCGCGCCGGTGACCGCCGAGCTGTCCCCGCCCCCGGCGCGGATCACCGCCACCACGCCCACGAAGGAGGCGCTGCTGCCCAGGTAGCTGGGGATCTTGCCCTGCACGATCAGCAGGAACAGGATCGTGGCCACCCCGGAGACCATGATGGCCAGGTTGGGGTCCAGACCCATCAGCACCGGGAACACGAACGTCGCGCCGAACATCGCGACCACGTGCTGGGCGCCGAGCCCGACGGTGCGCCCCCAGGACAACCGCTCGTCCGGGGCCACCGCCTCACCGGGGCGTGGCGTGCTGCCGTCTCCGTGCAGCCGCCAGCCGATGCCGAGCTTGGCGCCGAGTCCCTGCCGCATGGCGTGCCTTCCTGCTCCACCCGCCGTGCGGGCCAGTGATGTCGCGCGGAACTCTACAAACCTCGTCCGGTGTGACCGGCGCCGCAACGGCGTTGTCACCTGGAGTCGATCAGCGGTAGCTGATCGCAGCGGTTCCGGACGAGCCGCTTTCAACACTTGGCCTTGATGCTGATCTCGAAACGACGGAGGCGTTCAGCCCGCCTGCGCAGCTCGCACCGCTGCGCAGAACGAGTTCGCCGGACGGGTTCGTCAGGTGCTCATGGCTGGGATGATCTGCTCGCCGTAGATGTCCACAGTGGTGTCGATGGCGTCGTGCATGGCGTAGATCGCGAACTGGTCGACTCCCGCGTCGCGGAGTTCCCGCAGCTTGGCGATGTGCTGCTCGGGCGGGCCGAGCAGGCAGAACCGGTCCACGATCTCGTCGGGGACGAAGTCGGTGCTGCGGTTGCCCGCCCGCCCGTGGTGGGAGTAGTCGTAGCCCTCGCGCCCCTTGATGTAGTCGGTCAGCGCGGTGGGCACCGCCGCCGCGGCATCGCCGTAGCGGGCGACCAGGTCGGCGACGTGGTTGCCGACCATGCCGCCGAACCAGCGGCACTGCTCGCGGGCGTGCGCGAGGTCGTCGCCGACGTAGGCCGGGGCCGCCACGCACACGGTGATCGACGCCGGGTCGCGCCCCGCGTCGCGGGCGGCCTCCCGGACGTGATCGACCATCCAGCGCGTCAGGTACGGGTCGGCCAGCTGCAGGATGAACCCGTCCGCCTCGCGGCCCACCAGGTCCAGCGCCTTGGGGCCGTAAGCGCCCATCCACACCGGCAGGTGCCCGTCGCGCACCCACGGCAGCCGCACCGAGGTGCCGTCCAGCCGAACCTCGCGCCCCTCGGCGAGTTCCTTGATCACGTGGATGGCGCGTTCCAGGGTGGCCAGCGTGGTCGGGTGCCCGCCGGTCACCCGCACCGCGGAGTCACCGCGCCCGATGCCGCACACCGTGCGCGGCCCGAACATGTCGTTGAGGGTGGCGAAGGTGGAAGCGGTGACGGTCCAGTCCCGGGTGGTCGGATTGGTCACCATCGTGCCGACCCGCAGCCGCTCGGTGGCGGCGAGGATCTGGCTGTGGATGACGAACGGCTCCTGCCACAGCACGCAGGAGTCGAACGTCCAGCCGTGGCTGAAGCCGAGCTCCTCGGCACGGCGCATCCGCTCCACCACCGACCGGGCAGGCGGATCGGTCTGCAGGACGAGCCCGAAGTCCATCGTGGACCCCCTTCTAGGAGAACTCACTGGTTTCTCTGCTCAGCGGTGCGGGTGGTGGGACCTCAGCGCCCGCCTGGGCTCCGGGTGCCCTCTGACTCAGGCGTGCCGGGCTCAGACCAGGTACTGGCAGGTGTCGCGGCGGAGGAATCGGCCGTGGCCCGCCTCGCCCAGGTACTCGCCGTCGTCGACGATGACGCGGCCGCGGGAGAGCACGGTGCGCACCGCGCCGGTGACCGGCTTGCCCTCGTAGGCGTTGTAGTCGACGTTCATGTGGTGGGTCTGGGCGGAGAGGACCTGCTCGCGGTGCGGGTCGTAGATCACGATGTCGGCGTCCGCGCCCGGCGCGATGGTGCCCTTGCGTGGGTGCAGGCCGAACATCCGCGCCGGGGTGGTGCAGGCGAGTTCGACCCACCGGCGGCGGCTGATGTGGCCTTCCACCACCGCCTGGTGCAGCAGGTCCACCCGGTTCTCC
This portion of the Saccharopolyspora antimicrobica genome encodes:
- a CDS encoding SAM-dependent methyltransferase encodes the protein MDTQSRWAQGVDIRQPSSARVYDVHLGGSHNFQVDRDLAEQAAAMMPTLPAVLRANRSFLRRAVQHLAELGVRQFLDLGSGIPTVGNVHEIAQRVDPRCRVVYVDRDLVAVEHSRAILRGNDGAVAIRADFRDVDEVLGDEQVRSVLDFDQPVAVLFFAVLHFVPDSDDPAGIVARYADALSSGSYVAISHAGSDGAESRAQASSLYNDRIGGFFLRSHATVSAMFGDLELIEPGVVDLLEWRPDPGEKRSGEPLVTGPGGVGRKP
- a CDS encoding cytochrome P450, translating into MTDTVPVPHGLSQERDAGPFDPSSQISRLRRARPVSPLIFPDGHEGWLITGYDEVRQAMADTRLSSRLDLGVVHALDAPPGMPAATEPAPQIPGMFVAMDPPDHTRLRRRLTGAFTVKRMKSLEAHIAEIVERQLDHLAGLPRPVDLVAEFALPVPSLVICEMLGVPYADRDIFQSNYAQFMVKEQAIEEKMGAYVALNTYLAELVASKRAEPGEDILSDLARHEDLTAEELTGVAFLLLLAGHETTANMLGLGTFALLENPAQLAELRADPELLPGAVEELLRYLSVGDVFYRYAAEDVEIGGVTINKGSTVVLSLLAANHDPRRFDDPDSLDVHRNARGHLAFGHGIHQCLGQQLARIEMRAGFGGLLRRFPDLALAIPASEVKLRTDMNIYGVHELPVTW
- a CDS encoding ferredoxin; this encodes MRIEADLDRCVGAGQCVLTAPARFDQNDEDGRVVVLQAEVDEAGAEEVREAVTVCPSQALALVEQ
- a CDS encoding BTAD domain-containing putative transcriptional regulator translates to MKIGMLGPFEVRTDDDFPIDVPGARLRGLLIALALAPGRVVPKTALIDWIWGEQPPAGAANALQRLISRLRKSLPADAVEGHPSGYRLAVEPDAVDAVRFERLLAKARDAGDPRLLREALALWRGAAMQDVELPDSAAFDAEITRLETLRLAALEDRFDAEIGLGRGAELVAELTGLVAAHPLRERLAAALMRALVATGRDTEALLVYENTRNALADALGADPSPELSALHVALLRGEREADRKTNLRAELTSYVGKDADVAAVGELVAGHRLTTLIGPGGSGKTRLAVESARTLLGGLPDGAWLVELAGDDGDVASSALTALGQRGALLGEAPDAGPADRLIAAVREREMLLVLDNCEHVIDSAANFAHRVLGECPRLRILATSREPLGITGEALWPVAPLDLPAPDAGPERIESSAAVRLLRDRAGAVRKDLAGDARALATMARICRALDGMPLAIELAAARLRTMSLDQLADRLDDRFRLLTGGSRTALPRHRTLRAVIDWSWELLTDAERIVLRRLSAFSGGASLEAAEQVCAGGSVEPDHVLELLTALTEKSLVLVEGDRYRMLGTIQEYAALRLSEAAESDSVRRAHLAYFTELAEIADPHLRRAEQLEWLAALEVEHANIATAMRGALAAGDAEGAMRLAAAAGWYWWLGGHKAEGSELILAAAGMPGEVPAEIRAVVYAFLVNFVSTGALSDQHQTAEWITKAYEAGRGVRSGHPALRFVAPLERMLHAPEKAVLAFEPLLVDEDPWVRALARLHVGKTRIMLGHDGWEADVHLEEALTEFRATGERWGLSFALSELANRTAVRGEFTSACGFYEQAIDVVSEFGAIDDVVRMRARQAQLHWLSGDAHASAAAMAEAHRAAERAAWPPVLAELALAEAGLARLRGDEEQARRQIDVATALLGDGAGRANVRAEVHDLLGYLAADLDEAHHHRSSAFHAASEAGYAPMIAQVLVGIADLALRRQQHEQAAQLLAASSDVRGLPDLSLPDADRIEQAVRRSLGDARFSEAVREGAQASWHELAEAALAR
- a CDS encoding class I SAM-dependent methyltransferase; the encoded protein is MRKPNLVGAVAPSSPSLAREMASVVPSSGTPVVVELGPGTGALSGAIADRVPAGGRQVAIELDGGMVEYLRTELPWLEVVQGDAARLGELLAEIGVDKVDAVVSGLPWSIFPGQLQRDILHQVGSVLAPGGAFTTFAYVHALGMTGARQFRRRLDLSFDEVLTSHTVWRNVPPARIYVCRRPRQD
- a CDS encoding NAD(P)-binding domain-containing protein, with the protein product MQLIDAVVIGAGQAGLTASYHLQRTGIDHVLLDRGSGPGGAWRNRWPSLRLGGVHGIHSLPGSEFSEADGARPAAEVVAEYFGRYEHELALPVLRPVKVDAVRDGGERLLVESSAGTWVARAVINATGTWENPFWPHYPGQQEFTGRQLHTADYRGPEEFRGQHVVVVGGGISAVEHLLEISEVAGTTWVTRRPPHFTDATFTPEDGRAAVAEVERRVRAGLPPGSVVSVTGLPNSPAVLAARERGVLDRLPMFQRITADGVAWADGTAQRADVILWATGFRPAIAHLAPLNLRAPGGGIQLDGTRAVAEPRLHLVGYGPSASTIGANRAGRAAAHAVRAEIKNSLSHPVQGPNPL